In one window of Carassius carassius chromosome 38, fCarCar2.1, whole genome shotgun sequence DNA:
- the LOC132119212 gene encoding transcription factor HES-5-like: protein MTATIISKELLPLNNKLRKPMVEKMCRDRINSSIEQLKCLLAPEFLEQQTDSKSRWWRRCAEIVSTAASSSSSVFWLQSSSSSRLIQADFLEMKVNFLQQHNSSSHAVNQGFFRSVGEIVHFLFKDEMKTQSQRRLLKHVQKLQTSCDQNRRESVLPDQKTSSKDMNVNKSAIWRP, encoded by the exons ATGACAGCTACAATCATCTCAAAGGAGCTTCTCCCTCTCAACAACAAG CTGAGAAAGCCGATGGTGGAGAAGATGTGCAGAGATCGTATCAACAGCAGCATCGAGCAGCTCAAGTGTCTTCTGGCTCCAGAGTTCCTCGAGCAgcagactgattcaa AAAGCCGATGGTGGAGAAGATGTGCAGAGATCGTATCAACAGCAGCATCGAGCAGCTCAAGTGTCTTCTGGCTCCAGAGTTCCTCGAGCAgcagactgattcaagctgatttCCTGGAGATGAAGGTCAACTTCCTGCAACAACACAACTCCAGTTCACATGCTGTCAATCAAGGCTTCTTCAGGAGTGTCGGTGAGATTGTGCACTTCCTGTTCAAAGATGAGATGAAGACACAGAGCCAGAGAAGACTGCTGAAGCACGTCCAGAAGCTGCAGACATCATGTGATCAGAACAGGAGGGAAAGTGTCCTGCCAGACCAGAAGACCTCCAGCAAAGACATGAATGTCAACAAGAGCGCCATCTGGAGGCCTTGA